ACTTCTTCTGCGGAGAAGTAAGTCATCCGAGACATCCAGGTACCGTAGCTCCAGACAGGCACGTCCTGGGGAAAGCCGGTCAAACGGCGATAGTTGTATACCACCTGTTCAACCGTGCCGCCGCCGATGATAAATAGATCCAATCCCGGTTCTTCCACCAGCCCTTGGGCCGCCCGCGTGGAAATATCGGCCAAAGAAAGCCGCATGTGGGCCGAGGAATGGATGAATAACCCATACGGACGGCTGGTCAGGTAAAAAGGAATGTTTTTGTAAGCACGGCGGTTGTTGACGCCAAGACCATCGGTGTTTTCCAGGGTAAACGTGTGCCCGGCCAGGTCCAGCCGGGCAAAACGCTCGCCGGTTCCCGTGAATTTCTCGTTGGGCTGGGCGTGAAAGGAAAAGAGCGCCCGATGGGGAATACCCGCCCGTTCAACAAAGGCCATCGCCATAGAATCGTGTTTTTGGGGAAAAAATTGGTCGTAGGCCATTAGGGGGACGCTTGTTTTGCCGTCGGGGAATAACTCAATGTCCAATGTTTCGTCAGGCGGGGGTTGAAGATCGCTCCACATTTTGATGGGAGGTTCGGTTACGTTGACCTGCATTCGCAGCCTGTCGTGGCTGTCTCTGATTTCCCAGCCGCTGTCCGTTGTCTGCACCGACAAGACTTCAACAACGAGCGAATCGTGCATCTCTAACATGGGACTGTCATCATCGGGCAACGCATCCTCAAAAGCTATTGACAGGCGTATGATGTTATCGCCATAAGCTCGCACCCGCAGCTTGTATTCTTTTCCGGCAATTTCCGAATTGGCCTCAACCACCAATCCCTTTTTCTGGGCCTGGAAGGGGATAATCAGAAAAACATCACCGTTCGACGCGCGACTGATGCCGGTCGGGCGGCAAGCCCGCCAAAGGGTGTCGTCTACTGCTTCCGGCGCGTCGAAATCCAATATGTCAATCAAAAAATCATTGGCCTGTTTCATTGGGATTTTCTCCTAGGTGCGATGTGGTTGGATTACACTTGTTGCTTAACAGCCCCGGAAGTCATTCCAGAGACAATGAATTGCCGGCCCGTCAAACAGGCCACAATGACCGGTAGGATGGTTAACAGAATGTCTGCCGAAACCAGACTCCAGTCAGCCTCATACTGTCCGGAAGGATTACGAATCTCCTTCCTAAAATCATCGTTTAAAAACTCAGACTCTAGCCCCCAGGCCGCCTCACCCTTTGATTGAACCGGTGAACGCGCCCCCAACGACATAGCGTTGAGCGACCAGAAATACAATCGCCACGGGCACTATCATGATCAACCCGAATAAGGCGGCTTCGGCTTGTTGATAACCAACGTAGACACCGGGGCTGGGATTGAATCCGGGGCGGATGGCGGATGTGGCTGCGACAAACTGCTGCAGCCCGACCGGAAGGTTAAAAAGCGTATCGTCATTCAATAGAACATAGGGGCCAAAAAAATTATTCCAATTCGTGGTGAAATTGATAAAGGCCAGCAAGCCCAACAGGGGTGTGGCCAGCGGCAAGGCGATGTGCCAGAACACTTGCGCTTCGGAACAACCGTCTGCCCGCGCCGCGTCGAGCAATTCCGGAGGCAGGCTGGAGGCGTAGTAGATATAGGTCAAGTATGTGCCAAAGGGGAAGAAGGCTGACGGCAAAATGACAGCCCACTTGGTGTTAATCAAATGCACCAGATTCAGTTCCATAAATAAGGGCAAGACCAGGGCCGAGGGTGGCAGCAACATCGTAATCAAGGTCAGCCAGAGCAATAGACGACGACCTGGAAAGCGCGCTGCGGCTAAAATGTAGCCCGCGGGAATGCAAGCGGCCAGGGACAGAGCCAGGGCCCATATCGCGTATTGGATGGAATTGGACGCCCATACCAGCACTTCGCCATCCTGATACTCCATAATTCTCTGCCATGCTTCCCAAATACGGCGGAGCGAACCAAAGGCCAGGGGGTTCAGCTCAAGAAGTTCCGGCGCGCTTTTAGAAGGCGCCAGAACAAGCCAGAGTAAGGGTACGACGAAATACACAGCAAACAACAACAACACCGCCCAGCGCAGGCAAAACCCAAAGATTCCAATTTCGCCGCCGGTGCTTCTCTTCCAGAGAAGCTTCCATCTCTGCCGCATAGTTGGGCGAGAGTCAAAATACATCTGATTGAATTGCGACATGCGAAACTCCATTAGTTTTCAATATTGAAAAAACCGGTCCAGCTGATTATCACATAGGCGGCCCCCAGTCCAATTACCAGCATCAACAGCGACAGCGCAGAAGCGGCAGCAAAGTTTCCCATCTCAAAAGCGAAGTTGTAGGCCAATTGGTTGGGCGACCAGACCATGGGCACATTGGCGCCAACGCCAACGTTGGCGTTACTGCCCAAAATCTGAGGTTCCACGAACAATTGCACATTCCCGGCAAAAATCAAAATGAATTGATAAATGATATAAGGGCGGATGAGCGGCAGTTTGATATGCAGAATTTTCTGCCATACATTACAACCGTCAATGGTGGCCGCCTCCAAAATTTCATTTGAAAGACCTTCCAACGCGCCATATTGAATGGCAATCCAAAGACCTGCGCCGGAGAAGAAACCCATAAGGGTGAAGATCAATGGCAAGCTGCGAGGGTAGATTACATCGTTGAGCATGTCAAAGCCCATGCCCTTTAAAAAATTCTGAAAAGGGCTGATACTGGGATCCAGCATAAAAATGGCAACCAGCACCAGGATGGGGCCTGTCACTGCGCCGGGTATGAAATAGAGGGTGCGCAAGCCTGTGGTCAACGATCCAGGGCGCATTTGTAACAATATTGCCAATATTACCACCATGGCAATCCCGAGCGGTACTGAGATTATCAAAAACTTTGCGATGTTGCCAAAAGTAAAGATGAAGCGAAAATCATTAAAAACGGTATGGTAATTGCTAAACCCGGCTGCAAAATAGTCCGGCACACCGGCGCTGAAATCGGCGAAACTGATCAATAGGGCGTAGAGACCCGGGCCAAGACCGAAAGCCAACATGACCAAAACATATGGCAACACGAATAAATAGGCAGACAAATGCCGCCGCCAGCGGGAAAAACCCGGGATACGCGGCCTGTTCGCCGCAGTAAAAAGGGGGGATACTGTTTGATTAGTCAAGGAAAGCTCCTGTGGACTGCTGCATCTTCCCTGAAAGAAGATGGAGGGCAGGGCGCATTTCTGTGAGCCTTAGGGCTAAGGATTAAGCCCAAACTTAGTTTAGGACAACTTTCGCATTTAGGGGTGAAATTGTTCCTTATTTTGGCTCTGCATTATGGAAGTAATTTATTTCCAATCCTTAGTATTCCGAAATACGCCCCGCCTTCACTTGCGTCTAAGAATTACTTGAAACTAGCCAATGCCGTCACTACTTAGTGACAACCTGGTACCCATGCGTTTCCGCTAGCGGGGCGATCTTTTCTGCCACTTGCGGCAGACTCTCTTCGACCGTTATCTCCTCGGTCAACGCTGTCTTAACAACCTCACTCAAGGGGGCGATGAGGTCAAACCGCGGCCACTTGTCGAGTGGCGTAATCTGGGTGGCGGCTTGCGCATAGACTGGGAAGGGGTCGTTGGCAAAGAGCGGATTGCTCGCCACTGCTTCCTGCCACAGAGATTGGATGGGTTCGTACGCCGGGAAATTGGTGGTCCCTGCCCAGAGATCAGGGGAGGTGGTGACCCACTGGACAAAATCCGCAGCCAGTTTGGGATTCTTGGTATGGTTGGAGACAGTCCAGGCTGCGCCACCCATGGCCGGAGTCTGGGCTTCAGCATCATCTTCCCATTTCAGCGGCGGGGCAACCCCGAGTTGATTTTCAGATGTCTTATACCAGGAGCTATCCTTGTTGCCGCCAAAGACGCCAAACATCCAGGCCGGCCCCCACAGCGTCAACAGATGGTCACTCGAGACGATCTGCGCCCATTCGGCTGACCAATAATCGGTATTGAACATCGTACCGTTGGCCAGCATGTGGTCAACCAGTTTCGCCGCGCGGACGCAACGTTGGTCTGTCATATCGATTTTGAGGGTGCTGTCATCAACCAACTCATGCGAGGGGCAACCGCTGGCATCAAAATAGCTGATGAACGTCCAGCCATCCCCCCAGGTCCCCAGATAATAGTCAGGATGTTCCTTGGCCACCTTGTCGCTGAGATCCTGAAACTCCTCCCACGTGGTGGGCACAGTGTAACCAAACTCGTCCATGAGCGGTTTGTTATAGTACAACACAAACATGGCCAGGTCATGGCGCAGGCAGTAGACCTTGCCGTCAAAGGTGCAGGCATCTATCCCGGCATAGCTGTTGATTACGTCGGCGGGTACCCAATCCGTCAGATCAAGCGGGAAATGGTGCGCGTCATCGGCCACCCGACCGACAAGACGGGGTTCCGCAAAAACCACATCGGGCCAGCCCTGGTTAGTATTGTTGAACAGCAGAACTTTTGCCGGGAACTGCTCACGGTCAACCGTCACCGCCTTGAGGAGATCGGCTTTATCTGGATGGGCCTCAACGTAAGCATCAAAGGCGGCTTGACGATCCGCATCAATCCAGACCGTGATGGGGGCATTTTCGTCATAGGGGCTTACTGTCGGTTCGGGCGTGGCGGTCACCACTACCTGTTCTGTGACGGTTTCCCCTTCCACAATCTTCGTGACCTCAACTTCAACCTCAACCACTTCCGGCGGAGCAGTCACAACTACTGTAACGGGAGCCTGAGTGCCGCAAGCCGCCAGCAAACCAGTAATCAGTACAAGTGCAAAAAGAGTTAAAACGAGCTTTTTGATAGGCATTTTTTCTCTTTCCTTTCAATGAATATTGAACGAGTTGTAAGAAATATTATTGGTTTAAAAAAGCATTTATTGATTTTTGGGGCGCACCTCCTTTTGAAGAGACTTAAGATATTTGGTATGAATGATACCGTTTGGATGAAAGGCATCCGTTCCACTTCTGCAAGATTAATACAATTATTTGGAAATGCTACCGGTAGCATTTACGAAAATGCTTACAAAGCATACCACACTTTAATTTGAATGTCAAGGGCTAATTGAGGAAACTTCCCGGAAGCTCTATATAACGTTCAAGAAGCCAAAAAACCTTTGATGTTTGTGGTTTTTTCTGGACAAAGCGGCACGAACTTCCGGGATGTTGGACTTTGAACATGCCCTGGAGATTATCTAAGCCATTGACAGATATTCTAAACCGTGATATGCTAAATCCGCTAATGTTTTATGACAATACATCATTTCGTAAGCATTTACGGTAAAGCTTACGGAATTTATCCCTACAAAAAAAGTGGAGATTATCCTTGAATAAGAAACTGACTATTGCCGAT
The DNA window shown above is from Anaerolineae bacterium and carries:
- a CDS encoding alpha-xylosidase: MKQANDFLIDILDFDAPEAVDDTLWRACRPTGISRASNGDVFLIIPFQAQKKGLVVEANSEIAGKEYKLRVRAYGDNIIRLSIAFEDALPDDDSPMLEMHDSLVVEVLSVQTTDSGWEIRDSHDRLRMQVNVTEPPIKMWSDLQPPPDETLDIELFPDGKTSVPLMAYDQFFPQKHDSMAMAFVERAGIPHRALFSFHAQPNEKFTGTGERFARLDLAGHTFTLENTDGLGVNNRRAYKNIPFYLTSRPYGLFIHSSAHMRLSLADISTRAAQGLVEEPGLDLFIIGGGTVEQVVYNYRRLTGFPQDVPVWSYGTWMSRMTYFSAEEVRTVAKKLREGDFPCDVLHLDTGWFAKDWVCEWEFSRERFPGPETFIKDMRDDGYRITLWQMPNLGPGNKLFEMAVEKGYVAPNPAQKGKVISD
- a CDS encoding carbohydrate ABC transporter permease, with translation MRQRWKLLWKRSTGGEIGIFGFCLRWAVLLLFAVYFVVPLLWLVLAPSKSAPELLELNPLAFGSLRRIWEAWQRIMEYQDGEVLVWASNSIQYAIWALALSLAACIPAGYILAAARFPGRRLLLWLTLITMLLPPSALVLPLFMELNLVHLINTKWAVILPSAFFPFGTYLTYIYYASSLPPELLDAARADGCSEAQVFWHIALPLATPLLGLLAFINFTTNWNNFFGPYVLLNDDTLFNLPVGLQQFVAATSAIRPGFNPSPGVYVGYQQAEAALFGLIMIVPVAIVFLVAQRYVVGGAFTGSIKG
- a CDS encoding sugar ABC transporter permease; its protein translation is MAILLQMRPGSLTTGLRTLYFIPGAVTGPILVLVAIFMLDPSISPFQNFLKGMGFDMLNDVIYPRSLPLIFTLMGFFSGAGLWIAIQYGALEGLSNEILEAATIDGCNVWQKILHIKLPLIRPYIIYQFILIFAGNVQLFVEPQILGSNANVGVGANVPMVWSPNQLAYNFAFEMGNFAAASALSLLMLVIGLGAAYVIISWTGFFNIEN
- a CDS encoding extracellular solute-binding protein: MPIKKLVLTLFALVLITGLLAACGTQAPVTVVVTAPPEVVEVEVEVTKIVEGETVTEQVVVTATPEPTVSPYDENAPITVWIDADRQAAFDAYVEAHPDKADLLKAVTVDREQFPAKVLLFNNTNQGWPDVVFAEPRLVGRVADDAHHFPLDLTDWVPADVINSYAGIDACTFDGKVYCLRHDLAMFVLYYNKPLMDEFGYTVPTTWEEFQDLSDKVAKEHPDYYLGTWGDGWTFISYFDASGCPSHELVDDSTLKIDMTDQRCVRAAKLVDHMLANGTMFNTDYWSAEWAQIVSSDHLLTLWGPAWMFGVFGGNKDSSWYKTSENQLGVAPPLKWEDDAEAQTPAMGGAAWTVSNHTKNPKLAADFVQWVTTSPDLWAGTTNFPAYEPIQSLWQEAVASNPLFANDPFPVYAQAATQITPLDKWPRFDLIAPLSEVVKTALTEEITVEESLPQVAEKIAPLAETHGYQVVTK